A genome region from Mycobacterium florentinum includes the following:
- the lat gene encoding L-lysine 6-transaminase, translating into MTAVLNSLALTGVQPEPDQVHEVLSRSMLVDGFDFVLDLTRSSGSYLVDARDGRRYLDMFTFFASSALGMNHPALADDEEFRAELTEAALNKPSNADVYTVAMAGFVETFARVLGDPALPHLFFVDGGALAVENALKVAFDWKSRRNERLGIDAELGTRVLHLRGAFHGRSGYTLSLTNTKPVTVARFPKFDWPRIDAPFIRPGADMDAVEAESLRQARAAFAAHPNDIACFIAEPIQGEGGDRHFRPEFFAAMRELCDEHDALLIFDEVQTGCGLTGTPWAYQQLGVQPDVVAFGKKTQVCGVMAGRRVDEIADNVFAISSRINSTWGGNLTDMVRARRILEVIEADALFDRAAQQGRYLRGRLDELADEFPALVFDPRGRGLMCAFSLATTADRDELVRRLWHRGVIVLPAGTDGVRFRPALTVSRAEIDVAIAAVRDVLAVAGT; encoded by the coding sequence ATGACTGCCGTCCTGAACTCCCTTGCGCTGACCGGCGTGCAGCCCGAACCCGACCAGGTTCACGAGGTGCTGTCGCGCAGCATGCTGGTCGACGGTTTTGATTTCGTGCTCGACCTGACCCGGTCGTCCGGCTCGTATCTGGTCGACGCCCGCGACGGCCGGCGCTACCTCGACATGTTCACCTTCTTCGCCTCGTCGGCGCTGGGGATGAACCATCCGGCCCTGGCCGACGACGAGGAGTTCCGCGCCGAGCTCACCGAGGCCGCGCTGAACAAGCCGAGCAACGCCGACGTGTACACGGTCGCGATGGCCGGCTTCGTCGAGACGTTCGCCCGGGTGCTGGGCGACCCGGCGCTGCCGCATCTGTTCTTCGTCGATGGCGGCGCACTCGCGGTGGAGAACGCGCTCAAGGTGGCCTTCGACTGGAAGAGCCGGCGCAACGAGAGACTCGGCATCGACGCCGAGCTCGGCACCCGAGTGCTGCATCTGCGCGGTGCCTTCCACGGCCGCAGCGGCTACACGCTGTCGCTGACCAACACCAAGCCCGTCACCGTGGCCCGCTTCCCGAAGTTCGACTGGCCGCGCATCGACGCGCCGTTCATCCGGCCGGGCGCCGATATGGACGCGGTCGAGGCCGAGTCGCTGCGCCAGGCCCGCGCGGCATTCGCGGCCCACCCGAACGACATCGCCTGCTTCATCGCCGAACCGATCCAGGGTGAGGGCGGCGACCGCCACTTCCGGCCGGAGTTCTTCGCCGCGATGCGCGAGCTGTGCGACGAACACGATGCGTTGCTGATCTTCGACGAGGTGCAGACCGGCTGCGGGTTGACCGGAACCCCTTGGGCCTACCAGCAATTGGGCGTGCAACCCGATGTTGTGGCGTTCGGCAAGAAGACACAGGTCTGCGGGGTGATGGCCGGCCGGCGGGTCGACGAGATCGCCGACAACGTCTTCGCGATCTCCTCCCGGATCAACTCGACGTGGGGCGGCAATCTGACCGACATGGTGCGGGCGCGCCGCATCCTGGAGGTCATCGAAGCCGACGCGCTGTTCGACCGTGCCGCTCAGCAGGGCCGCTACCTGCGCGGGCGGCTGGACGAACTCGCCGACGAGTTCCCGGCGTTGGTGTTCGACCCGCGCGGCCGCGGGCTGATGTGTGCATTCAGCCTGGCGACCACCGCCGATCGTGACGAGTTGGTCCGCCGGCTGTGGCACCGGGGGGTGATCGTGCTGCCCGCCGGGACGGACGGCGTTCGGTTCCGTCCCGCGCTGACGGTGTCGCGGGCCGAAATCGATGTGGCGATTGCGGCGGTGCGTGACGTCCTGGCGGTAGCGGGTACTTGA
- a CDS encoding ATP-binding protein produces MTDIGLRAEQRQRGHRAVELHVAARLENLAMLRTLVGAIGTYEDLDFDAVADLRLAVDEVCTRLIRSATPDATLSVVVDPREDELVVEASAACDTYDVVSPGSFSWHVLTSLADDVQTFHDGREPSETGSVFGITLTARRAAASR; encoded by the coding sequence ATGACCGATATTGGATTGCGCGCTGAACAGCGCCAACGCGGCCACCGCGCCGTCGAATTGCATGTTGCTGCGCGCCTGGAGAACCTGGCGATGCTGCGCACCCTGGTGGGCGCGATCGGCACCTACGAGGATCTCGATTTCGACGCCGTGGCGGATCTGCGGCTCGCGGTCGACGAGGTCTGCACCCGATTGATCCGGTCGGCCACCCCGGACGCGACCCTGAGCGTGGTGGTCGACCCCCGAGAAGACGAGTTGGTGGTCGAGGCATCCGCCGCCTGCGACACCTACGACGTGGTGTCGCCCGGCAGCTTCAGCTGGCATGTCCTGACGTCGCTGGCCGACGACGTCCAGACCTTCCATGACGGACGTGAACCAAGTGAAACCGGCAGCGTATTCGGAATCACGCTGACGGCGCGACGGGCGGCCGCTAGCCGGTGA
- a CDS encoding acyl-CoA carboxylase subunit beta translates to MTSVTDHTAEPAAEHTVDIHTTAGKLAELHKRREEALHPVGEEAVEKVHAKGKLTARERILALLDEDSFVELDALAKHRSTNFGLESNRPLGDGVITGYGTIEGRDVCIFSQDATVFGGSLGEVYGEKIVKVQELAIKTGRPLIGINDGAGARIQEGVVSLGLYSRIFRNNILASGVIPQISLIMGAAAGGHVYSPALTDFVVMVDQTSQMFITGPDVIKTVTGEDVTMEELGGAHTHMAKSGTLHYVASGEQDAFDWVRDLLGYLPPNNFTDAPRYAVPAAQGAIEDNLTDEDLELDTLIPDSPNQPYDMHEVITRILDDDEFLEVQGGYAQNIVVGFGRVDGRPVGIVANQPTQFAGCLDINASEKAARFVRTCDCFNIPIIMLVDVPGFLPGTGQEYNGIIRRGAKLLFAYGEATVPKITVITRKAYGGAYCVMGSKDMGCDVNLAWPTAQIAVMGASGAVGFVYRQQLKEAAKEGQDVDELRLQLQQEYEDTLVNPYVAAERGYVDSVIPPSHTRGYIATSLRLLERKISHLPPKKHGNIPL, encoded by the coding sequence ATGACGAGCGTTACCGACCACACTGCGGAACCCGCTGCCGAGCACACCGTCGACATCCACACCACCGCGGGCAAGCTGGCCGAGCTGCACAAGCGCCGCGAAGAGGCGCTGCATCCGGTGGGCGAAGAGGCCGTAGAGAAGGTGCACGCCAAGGGCAAGCTGACCGCCCGCGAGCGCATTCTTGCGCTGTTGGACGAGGACTCGTTCGTCGAGCTCGACGCGCTGGCCAAGCACCGCAGCACCAACTTCGGGCTGGAAAGCAACCGGCCGCTGGGCGACGGCGTGATCACCGGTTACGGGACCATCGAGGGCCGCGACGTGTGCATCTTCAGTCAGGACGCCACCGTGTTCGGCGGCAGCCTCGGCGAGGTGTACGGCGAGAAGATCGTCAAGGTCCAGGAGCTGGCCATCAAAACCGGCCGTCCGCTGATCGGCATCAACGACGGCGCGGGCGCCCGGATCCAGGAAGGCGTCGTCTCGCTGGGCCTGTACAGCCGCATCTTCCGCAACAACATCCTGGCGTCGGGCGTCATCCCGCAGATCTCGCTGATCATGGGCGCCGCGGCCGGTGGCCACGTGTACTCCCCCGCCCTGACCGACTTCGTCGTGATGGTCGACCAGACCAGCCAGATGTTCATCACCGGGCCCGACGTCATCAAGACCGTCACCGGCGAGGACGTCACGATGGAGGAACTCGGCGGCGCCCATACCCACATGGCCAAGTCGGGCACCTTGCACTACGTCGCCTCCGGCGAGCAGGACGCCTTCGACTGGGTCCGCGACCTGCTGGGCTATCTGCCGCCCAACAACTTCACCGACGCTCCCCGCTACGCCGTGCCCGCTGCGCAGGGTGCGATCGAGGACAACCTCACCGACGAGGACCTCGAGCTGGACACGCTGATCCCGGACTCGCCGAACCAGCCGTACGACATGCACGAGGTGATCACCCGCATCCTCGACGACGACGAGTTCCTGGAAGTTCAGGGCGGTTACGCGCAGAACATCGTCGTCGGGTTCGGCCGCGTCGACGGCCGCCCGGTCGGGATCGTGGCCAACCAGCCGACGCAGTTCGCGGGCTGCCTGGACATCAACGCCTCGGAGAAGGCGGCCCGGTTCGTGCGAACCTGCGACTGCTTCAACATCCCGATCATCATGCTGGTCGACGTGCCGGGCTTCCTGCCGGGCACCGGGCAGGAATACAACGGCATCATCCGGCGCGGGGCCAAGCTGCTGTTCGCCTACGGCGAGGCGACCGTCCCCAAGATCACCGTCATCACCCGCAAGGCCTACGGCGGTGCCTACTGCGTGATGGGTTCCAAGGACATGGGTTGCGACGTCAACCTGGCCTGGCCGACCGCGCAGATCGCGGTGATGGGCGCCTCGGGTGCGGTCGGCTTCGTCTACCGCCAGCAGCTCAAAGAGGCCGCCAAGGAAGGCCAGGACGTCGACGAGCTGCGGCTGCAGTTGCAGCAGGAGTACGAGGACACCCTGGTCAACCCGTACGTCGCCGCCGAGCGCGGATACGTCGACTCGGTCATCCCGCCGTCGCACACCCGCGGCTACATCGCCACGTCGCTGCGTCTGCTGGAACGCAAGATCTCCCACCTGCCGCCGAAGAAGCACGGGAACATTCCCCTATGA
- a CDS encoding sulfurtransferase: MPLPPDSSPTLSAYAHPERLVTADWLSGHLGSPGLAIVESDEDVLLYDVGHIPGAVKIDWHTDLNDPRVRDYISGAQFAELMNRKGISRDDTVVIYGDKSNWWAAYALWVFTLFGHPDVRLLNGGRDLWLSERRDTSLEVPTRTSTDYPVVARNDAPIRAYRDDVLDILGSQPLIDVRSPDEYTGKRTHMPDYPEEGALRAGHIPTARSIPWGRAVDENGRFRSREELEELYGFLQPDDKTVVYCRIGERSSHTWFVLTHLLGKPGVRNYDGSWTEWGNTVRVPIVAGEEPGAVPAR, translated from the coding sequence GTGCCGCTACCCCCCGATTCAAGCCCGACGCTGTCGGCCTACGCCCACCCCGAACGCTTGGTCACCGCCGACTGGTTGTCCGGCCACCTGGGCTCGCCCGGTCTGGCGATCGTCGAATCCGACGAGGACGTGTTGCTCTACGACGTCGGGCATATCCCCGGCGCGGTCAAGATCGACTGGCACACCGACCTCAACGACCCGCGGGTCCGCGACTACATCTCCGGTGCGCAGTTCGCGGAACTGATGAATCGCAAAGGCATCTCGCGCGACGACACCGTGGTGATCTACGGCGACAAGAGCAACTGGTGGGCGGCGTACGCGCTGTGGGTGTTCACGTTGTTCGGCCACCCCGATGTGCGGCTGCTCAACGGCGGGCGTGACCTGTGGCTGTCCGAGCGACGGGATACCAGCCTCGAGGTGCCGACCAGGACCTCGACGGACTATCCCGTCGTCGCGCGCAACGACGCACCGATCCGCGCCTACCGGGACGACGTGCTGGACATCCTGGGCAGCCAGCCGCTGATCGATGTGCGCTCGCCCGACGAGTACACCGGCAAGCGCACGCACATGCCCGACTACCCCGAAGAGGGCGCGCTGCGCGCCGGCCATATCCCCACCGCCCGGTCGATCCCGTGGGGGAGGGCGGTCGACGAGAACGGCCGGTTCCGCAGCCGCGAAGAGCTCGAAGAGCTGTACGGCTTCCTGCAACCGGACGACAAGACCGTCGTCTACTGCCGCATCGGCGAGCGGTCCAGCCACACCTGGTTCGTGCTCACCCATTTACTGGGCAAGCCCGGCGTCCGCAATTACGACGGGTCGTGGACCGAGTGGGGCAACACCGTGCGGGTGCCGATCGTCGCGGGCGAAGAACCGGGAGCCGTACCCGCGCGATGA
- a CDS encoding Lrp/AsnC family transcriptional regulator, with translation MSESLDDIDRILVRRLVADGRATLAELAASAGLSVSAVQSRVRRLEARGVVSGYSARIKPEAVGHLLSAFVAITPLDPSQPDDAPARLAHIEEIEACHSVAGEESYVLLVRVASPRALEDLLQRIRTAANVQTRSTIILNTFYSDRQHIP, from the coding sequence ATGAGTGAGTCGCTCGACGACATCGACCGGATCCTGGTGCGCCGGCTGGTCGCGGACGGACGCGCAACGCTGGCAGAGCTGGCCGCGAGCGCCGGGCTGTCGGTCTCGGCGGTGCAATCCCGGGTGCGCCGGCTGGAGGCCCGCGGCGTGGTCTCGGGATACTCCGCGCGGATCAAACCCGAGGCGGTCGGGCATCTGCTATCGGCGTTCGTGGCCATCACTCCTCTCGATCCCTCCCAACCCGATGATGCGCCCGCCCGCCTGGCGCACATCGAGGAGATCGAGGCGTGCCACTCGGTGGCCGGCGAGGAAAGCTACGTCCTGCTGGTGCGCGTCGCGTCGCCGCGAGCACTCGAGGATCTGCTGCAGCGAATCCGGACCGCGGCGAACGTCCAGACCCGCAGCACCATCATTCTCAATACTTTTTACAGTGATCGCCAACACATACCATAA
- a CDS encoding Maf family protein — translation MTRVVLGSASSGRLKVLRQAGIDPLVVVSGVDEDRLIAELGPDASPAEVVCALAQAKAEQVAGELDRTIAADCVVIGCDSMLYLDGRLCGKPESIEAARQLWQSMAGRSGQLYTGHCVIRLQDNDIVHCEAQTSITTVHFGTPEPDDLEAYLADGESLRVAGGFTLDGLGGWFIDGVDGDPSAVLGIGLPLTRALLRRAGLSIAALWAPTA, via the coding sequence ATGACCCGGGTTGTGCTCGGGTCGGCCTCTAGTGGCCGCCTCAAGGTGCTGCGCCAGGCCGGTATCGATCCCCTGGTCGTCGTCTCCGGCGTCGACGAGGATCGCCTGATCGCCGAGCTGGGACCGGACGCCTCACCCGCTGAGGTGGTCTGCGCGCTGGCTCAAGCCAAGGCCGAGCAGGTCGCCGGCGAACTGGATCGCACCATCGCGGCGGATTGCGTTGTCATCGGCTGCGATTCGATGCTTTACCTCGACGGCCGGCTGTGCGGCAAACCGGAATCCATTGAAGCCGCACGCCAACTCTGGCAGTCGATGGCCGGGCGATCAGGCCAGCTCTATACCGGACACTGCGTTATCCGCTTGCAGGACAACGACATTGTCCACTGCGAAGCGCAAACATCAATCACCACAGTGCATTTCGGAACACCCGAGCCCGACGACCTGGAGGCTTACCTGGCCGACGGGGAATCGCTGCGGGTCGCCGGCGGGTTCACCCTGGACGGCCTGGGCGGATGGTTCATCGACGGCGTCGACGGCGACCCGTCGGCCGTACTGGGAATCGGACTGCCGCTGACGCGCGCGCTGCTGCGCCGCGCGGGCCTGTCCATCGCCGCACTGTGGGCCCCAACGGCGTGA
- a CDS encoding cysteine desulfuration protein SufE, with protein sequence MTLPAALAEVVSDFAEVQGQDKLRLLLEFADDLPDLPDDLAEAAMEPVPECQSPLFLHVDAHDPNRVRLYFSAPAEAPTTRGFASILAAGLDEQPAADILAVPEDFYSELGLAALISPLRLRGMSAMLARIKRRLRETA encoded by the coding sequence ATGACTCTGCCCGCTGCCCTGGCCGAGGTGGTGTCCGACTTCGCTGAAGTGCAGGGCCAGGACAAGCTGAGGCTCTTGCTGGAGTTCGCCGACGACCTGCCGGATCTGCCCGACGATCTGGCCGAAGCAGCGATGGAGCCGGTTCCCGAGTGCCAGTCGCCGCTGTTCTTGCATGTCGACGCCCACGACCCGAATCGGGTACGGCTGTATTTCAGCGCCCCCGCCGAAGCGCCGACCACCCGCGGATTCGCCTCGATCCTGGCCGCCGGGCTCGACGAGCAACCCGCCGCCGACATCCTCGCGGTGCCCGAAGATTTCTACAGTGAGCTCGGCTTGGCCGCTCTGATCAGCCCGCTGCGCTTGCGGGGCATGTCGGCGATGCTGGCTCGCATCAAACGGCGATTGCGCGAGACGGCTTGA
- a CDS encoding RNA polymerase sigma factor SigF: protein MTAQADGGSGSSRPNEYADVPDMFRELATIGTDSAQFQRQRDKIVERCLPLADHIARRFEGRGEPRDDLVQVARVGLVNAVVRFDVETGSDFVSFAVPTIMGEVRRHFRDNSWSVKVPRRLKELHLRLGSATADLSQRLGRAPTATELAAELEMDRAEVVEGLVAGSSYNTLSIDSGGGGGDEEDTRAIADTLGDVDASIDRIEDRESLRPLLEGLPERERTVLVLRFFESMTQTQIAERVGISQMHVSRLLAKSLTRLRDQLE from the coding sequence GTGACAGCGCAAGCTGACGGCGGTTCGGGCTCATCACGCCCAAACGAATACGCCGACGTTCCGGATATGTTCCGTGAGCTGGCGACGATCGGAACCGACTCGGCACAATTCCAGCGCCAACGGGACAAGATCGTTGAGCGGTGTCTGCCGCTGGCCGATCACATCGCCCGCCGGTTCGAGGGCCGCGGCGAGCCGCGCGACGACCTGGTTCAGGTGGCACGGGTCGGATTGGTCAACGCCGTGGTGCGCTTCGACGTCGAAACCGGATCGGACTTCGTGTCGTTCGCGGTGCCCACGATCATGGGTGAGGTCCGCCGGCACTTCCGGGACAACAGCTGGTCGGTCAAGGTTCCGCGGCGCCTCAAGGAGCTGCATCTGCGGCTCGGCAGCGCCACCGCCGATCTGTCGCAACGCCTCGGGCGGGCGCCTACCGCAACCGAACTCGCGGCCGAGCTGGAAATGGACCGCGCCGAGGTGGTCGAGGGTCTGGTGGCGGGCAGCTCCTACAACACCCTGTCCATCGACAGCGGTGGGGGCGGCGGCGACGAGGAGGACACCCGCGCGATCGCCGACACCCTGGGCGACGTCGACGCCAGCATCGATCGCATCGAGGACCGCGAATCGCTACGCCCGTTGCTCGAGGGCCTGCCCGAGCGGGAGCGAACGGTGTTGGTGCTCAGGTTCTTTGAGTCGATGACGCAGACACAGATCGCGGAGCGAGTCGGCATTTCGCAGATGCACGTATCGCGGCTGCTGGCTAAATCGCTAACGCGCCTGCGCGACCAGCTGGAGTAG
- the usfY gene encoding protein UsfY, with amino-acid sequence MGDTYHDPVDHLRTTRPLAGESLIDVLHWPGYLMVVAGVVAVCGSLAAFATGHQHEGMTAGVTAIVVTVMGLAWLAVEHRRVRRLLDRWYADHPEVARQSPDS; translated from the coding sequence ATGGGAGACACCTATCACGACCCCGTCGACCATTTGCGGACGACGCGGCCACTCGCCGGCGAATCACTGATCGACGTATTGCACTGGCCCGGATACCTGATGGTGGTTGCCGGTGTGGTCGCGGTGTGCGGAAGCCTTGCGGCCTTCGCCACCGGACATCAGCACGAGGGCATGACCGCGGGCGTGACGGCGATTGTCGTCACGGTGATGGGCCTGGCGTGGCTGGCCGTCGAGCACCGGCGGGTACGCCGGCTTCTCGACCGGTGGTACGCCGACCATCCCGAGGTGGCCAGGCAGTCGCCCGACAGCTGA
- a CDS encoding acetyl/propionyl/methylcrotonyl-CoA carboxylase subunit alpha, translating into MPSHASSRISKVLVANRGEIAVRVIRAARDAGLSSVAVYAEPDADAPHVRLADEAFALGGQTSAESYLDFGKILDAAAKSGANAIHPGYGFLSENADFAQAVLDANLIWIGPSPQSIRDLGDKVTARHIAARAQAPLVPGTPDPVKDADEVVAFAKEYGVPIAIKAAFGGGGRGMKVARSIEEIPELFESATREAVAAFGRGECFVERYLDKPRHVEAQVIADQHGNVVVAGTRDCSLQRRFQKLVEEAPAPFLTDAQRKEIHESAKRICKEAHYYGAGTVEYLVGQDGLISFLEVNTRLQVEHPVTEETAGIDLVRQQFKIANGEKLDLTEDPTPRGHAIEFRINGEDAGRGFLPAPGPVTRYDTPGGPGVRVDSGVEAGSVIGGQFDSMLAKLIVHGATREEALARSRRALDEFHIEGLATVIPFHRAVVSDPAFIGDDNGFTVHTRWIETEWDNTIEPFTAGEPLDEDDAQPRQKVVVEVDGRRLEVSLPGDLALSNGGGSGVTGAGVVRRKPKPRKRGSHGGAAASGDAVTAPMQGTVVKVAVEEGQQVAVGDLVVVLEAMKMENPVTAHKEGTITGLAVEAGAAITQGTVLAEIK; encoded by the coding sequence GTGCCTAGTCACGCCAGCTCACGGATCTCCAAGGTGCTCGTCGCCAACCGCGGCGAAATCGCCGTCCGGGTGATCCGGGCGGCCCGCGACGCGGGTCTGTCCAGCGTGGCGGTGTACGCCGAGCCCGACGCCGACGCGCCGCACGTGCGGCTGGCCGACGAGGCGTTCGCCCTGGGCGGTCAGACTTCCGCCGAGTCCTACCTGGACTTCGGCAAAATCCTCGACGCGGCGGCCAAATCCGGCGCCAACGCCATCCACCCCGGTTACGGCTTCCTCTCGGAGAACGCCGACTTCGCCCAGGCGGTGCTGGACGCCAACCTGATCTGGATCGGGCCCAGCCCGCAGTCGATCCGCGACCTCGGTGACAAGGTCACCGCCCGCCACATCGCGGCCCGCGCCCAGGCCCCGCTGGTGCCCGGCACCCCCGACCCGGTCAAGGACGCCGACGAGGTGGTGGCCTTCGCCAAGGAGTACGGCGTACCGATCGCGATCAAGGCGGCCTTCGGTGGCGGTGGCCGCGGCATGAAGGTGGCCCGCAGCATCGAGGAGATCCCCGAGCTGTTCGAGTCGGCCACCCGTGAGGCCGTCGCGGCGTTCGGTCGCGGCGAATGCTTCGTCGAGCGCTACCTGGACAAGCCGCGCCACGTCGAGGCCCAGGTGATCGCCGACCAGCACGGCAACGTCGTCGTCGCCGGTACCCGCGACTGCTCGCTGCAGCGCCGCTTCCAGAAGCTGGTGGAAGAAGCGCCGGCACCGTTTTTGACCGACGCGCAGCGCAAGGAGATCCACGAGTCGGCCAAGCGGATCTGCAAGGAGGCGCACTACTACGGCGCCGGAACCGTCGAGTACCTGGTCGGCCAGGACGGCCTGATCTCGTTCCTGGAGGTCAACACCCGTCTGCAGGTGGAGCACCCGGTTACCGAGGAGACCGCGGGCATCGACCTGGTGCGCCAGCAGTTCAAGATCGCCAACGGCGAAAAGCTGGACCTCACCGAGGACCCGACGCCGCGCGGGCACGCGATCGAGTTCCGGATCAACGGCGAAGACGCCGGCCGCGGCTTCCTGCCCGCTCCCGGCCCGGTCACCCGCTACGACACCCCCGGCGGCCCCGGCGTCCGGGTGGATTCCGGCGTCGAGGCCGGGTCGGTGATCGGCGGCCAGTTCGACTCGATGCTGGCCAAGCTGATCGTGCACGGCGCCACCCGTGAGGAGGCGCTGGCGCGGTCGCGCCGGGCACTGGACGAGTTCCACATCGAGGGCCTCGCCACGGTCATCCCGTTCCACCGCGCCGTGGTGAGTGACCCGGCGTTCATCGGCGACGACAACGGCTTCACGGTGCACACCCGCTGGATCGAAACCGAATGGGACAACACCATCGAGCCGTTCACCGCGGGCGAGCCCCTCGACGAGGACGACGCCCAGCCGCGGCAGAAGGTGGTCGTCGAGGTCGACGGCCGGCGGCTCGAGGTCTCGCTGCCCGGCGACCTGGCGCTGTCCAACGGCGGCGGTAGTGGCGTGACGGGCGCCGGCGTCGTCCGCAGGAAGCCGAAGCCCCGCAAGCGCGGCTCGCACGGCGGTGCGGCGGCCTCGGGTGATGCGGTCACCGCGCCGATGCAGGGCACCGTGGTCAAGGTCGCGGTCGAGGAAGGCCAGCAGGTCGCCGTCGGTGATCTGGTGGTGGTGCTCGAGGCGATGAAGATGGAGAACCCGGTCACCGCGCACAAGGAGGGCACCATCACCGGTCTCGCGGTCGAGGCCGGTGCCGCCATCACTCAGGGCACGGTGCTCGCCGAGATCAAATAG
- a CDS encoding acyl-CoA carboxylase subunit epsilon has translation MSDIDEAAPAVDTPQVPHIKILRGRPTAAEVAALIAVLGSAGGGAQPEQPESTRWGLPVDKLRYAISNYQRVTLQERIHMQR, from the coding sequence ATGAGCGACATCGACGAGGCGGCCCCGGCCGTCGACACCCCGCAGGTGCCGCACATCAAGATTCTGCGCGGCCGGCCCACCGCCGCCGAGGTGGCCGCGCTGATCGCCGTGCTGGGCAGCGCCGGCGGTGGCGCGCAGCCCGAGCAGCCCGAAAGCACCCGCTGGGGGCTTCCGGTCGACAAGCTGCGCTACGCGATCAGCAACTACCAGCGAGTCACCCTGCAGGAACGCATCCACATGCAGCGATGA
- a CDS encoding STAS domain-containing protein, which produces MSVAQSWQQCRTAQFSALSSASGTVITVDGELDAANSDQLAVYAAHRARHAGRVILDLRELDFIGTAGFSALHRINVVCSGAQVSWAMVPSPAVGRLLRVCDPDGTLPVTTPGDEPLLRHAARPLLQLVAQAR; this is translated from the coding sequence ATGTCTGTGGCCCAGTCCTGGCAGCAATGCCGAACGGCCCAATTCAGCGCCCTTTCGAGCGCGTCGGGCACGGTCATCACGGTGGACGGCGAGCTCGACGCCGCGAACTCGGATCAGCTCGCCGTCTACGCAGCGCACCGCGCACGACACGCCGGGCGAGTGATCCTCGACCTGCGCGAGCTGGATTTCATTGGTACTGCGGGCTTTTCGGCACTGCACCGGATCAACGTGGTGTGCTCGGGCGCCCAGGTGAGCTGGGCGATGGTGCCGAGCCCCGCGGTCGGGCGGCTGTTGCGTGTCTGCGACCCCGACGGCACCCTGCCGGTGACGACGCCGGGCGACGAGCCGCTGCTGCGGCACGCCGCGCGGCCGCTACTCCAGCTGGTCGCGCAGGCGCGTTAG